The Cloacibacterium sp. TD35 region GGATTTTCGGTTCATGATAAGGGTTCGCCAATCATCTGAAACACCTTTGGGTAAAGACTCGCCTAAATTCACAAAATACGTCTTAAAATACCCTTTTACCCGAGTTAGAACGGGCTGATACAATCCAAAACCCAATAATCCTAACATTTTAATTCTCGGAGAAAGATGCCCAAAATAAGTATTTTGAGTGGCCACGAAACAGAATTTTTCAAAAATTTCTGAACCTTTGTTCATCCCAAGAATTAAAGCACCCACAGAATGACCAATTAAAAATTTTCGGTGATTGGGATAATGCTCCTCTATAAAATTTGTAATGGCTTTGTAATCTGTATTTCCCCATGTTCTCATACTCGCTTTAAAACCTTTGAGCTTTTCTGGTTTAGAAAGCGCCACTCCTCTGTAATCATAGGTAATCACCACAAATCCCAAGTCTGCAAAATATTGTGCAAAAGCATAATAGGTCTGTTGCTTCACGCCAGTCGCAGAATTCACCAATAGTAGTTTCCCATTTGCATTTTCTGGCTCGAAAAGAGTTGCTATAATGGGATATTGGTCTTGAGTATGGATGGTAATGGTATTATTCATAAGAGAAAATCTGTTGAGATTCTGTTTTCAAAAATATCTAAAAAAAGAAGAGAATTTCAAAAATTTGAAATTCTCTGCATATTATTCTATGGTCATACGCTACAAACCGAAATCACTTAATCTTGGCAAACCAGTTTGTGAACCTCTTTTTTGTGCCACTTTTAATGAGACATCATTCCCGAATTTTACACAATCATCAACATCATTCCCATGACATAAAGCGATGGAAAAGCCAGAAGTAAAAGCATCTCCCATTCCCATTTTATTTGGCATGTCTTCTGGGTCATTTCTGTGATACTTCATTTCTGAACCATTATAATAAATGGTAGAATTGGCATCATCTCTTACAAAAAGTTTATTTGGGTATTTTCTCAGAATTTTTTCTCGGGATTCTTCACCAAAAACGATAGAAAGTTCATTGCTTTTTGCCACAATAAAAGAAGCATATTCTAAAATTTCTTCTGAAATTCTAACAGCCGGAGAAGCATAAATTCCTAATTTTTTATTGTAATTTTTAGCCAATTCATATGTTTTTTCTACCACATTCATTGGAATTTCTAATTGGGTAAGTACTAAATCTACCGTAGAAAAAAACTTCTCGGGATTGTCTAAATGTTCTGGAAGCAATGAATAATTAGCTGAAGGTACAACTACGATGGCATTTTGCCCTTTGCAAGCAGTAACGTAAGCTGTTCCTGTAGCATGGTTTACCTCTTCATGCACAAATCCTACATTTACATTTTCATCTACCAAATTTCTAAGAATCTGCTGACCGTAAGGATCCATTCCTACACAACCCACAAAATATACACTTGCTCCTAATCTAGCTGTTCCTACTGCTTGATTTGCTCCTTTTCCTCCAAAAAAAGTTTCAGATTTTTGGGCAATTACCGTTTCATTTGGTTCAGGATGAAAAGATGTATTGAGAACTAAATCGATAGAAGAACTTCCTACCACTATAATTTTGGGCTGTTCTGCGCTTACTTTCATTGAAGTTTAATTTTTATTAGTTTTAAAATTTCAGCGTTTGGTCTACAACAAAATTAGTCTTTTTTTATTTTGAGAAGAATAATTATTCAGATTTTATTTCAATAAACTCTGTTATAATTTTAACTGGTTGATTTTCTGCTCCAAAACCAATATAGCTCGCATAGAAACCCTCTCCGTATCCTGTTTCAAAAGCAAAAATATTCCCTGGCTTTTCTTCGTCTGGTTTTAAGAAAGCAAACTGATCAATCGCTCCATTTTCATCGAAAAAATAACTATGAAAAAACTCTTCGTAAATCCCCATGAAGTCTGCTCCTTTTCTATGAAACAATCTATTTTCGAGATGGTTAAGAGCATCTTGTGTTTCTGCATCCATAAAACAACCCATTCCAGATTCTACAGGATACCCGAAAACTTCTTCCTCTTTTAAATCTTCAATATGCTGACCTTCTGTAGTTGCCATTTTAAAGGATTCTACTTCCTCATTTTGGAACACTACTTCTACATAAGCAATACAATTGCTGTCTCTTTCTTTGTGTACAAAAACAGGAAAATCACCTACAGGAAAATGAATCACAAATTCCTTCATATCATGAGTAATCAATGGGTCACAAGCTACTAACTTTCCGCTAGGAAGATGAATTTTCCCTACCTCGAATGTTTCTAGCATGGGATTTTCTACAAAATTTTTAGAAAAAAGTTTTGATATGTTTTCTAGGTGTGACATGATAATGATGGATGTTTGATGAAAGGAAGTTGGGTGTGGTCTCATGCAAAATGCAAAAGAGCACTTCACATCAGACTTCCAATCCCTACAATGTTTTTAATTTTTCTTCTAAAATTGCAATTTTATCTTGCGCATCTTTTTGTTTTTTGCGCTCATTTTCTACTACTTGAGCAGGAGCACCAGCAACAAATTTTTCGTTAGATAATTTCTTTTCTACCGAAATTAAGAATCCTTTTAAATATTTTAGTTCTTCTTCTGTTTTTGCTTTTTCTTCACCTAAATCTAGGTTTTCACTCAATGGAATAGAAACTTCTGTAGCTCCTACTAAGAAAGTGAAACTTGGTTTATCTGTTTTATTTCCGAAGTTAATTTCAGAAATATTCGCTAATTTTTTTACCACCGCTTCATTTTCGAAAGAAACAGCATTGGTAAATAATTCTACGGCTTCTCTAGGCGAAATCCCTTTGCTTTGACGGTAATTTCTAACGCCAGAAATCAATTCTTTTGCAGTTTCAAAGGCTTTTATATTTTCTTCGCTGAAAAATTTTGCTTTTTTCTGTTGAGCAATCACCAAAGCTTCTTCTGCGCTTCTTTCTGAAATGGCTTGGTACAATTCTTCCGTTAAGAACGGCATGAAAGGATGCAACAATCTCATCAATTCCTCAAAATAAGCAATGGTTTTATCATAAACTTCTTGAGAAATTCCTTCTCCATAATTTGGTTTAATCGCTTCTAAATACCAAGCACAGAAATCGTCCCAAATCAATTTATAAATTAGATGCAAGGCATCAGAAATTCTGAATTTTGAGAATTGGTCATTGATTTCGGCAATGGTTTTATTCATTTGGTTTCCGAACCATTCTATGGTTTGTACATCTGCTTCATTTGCTGGTTTGTCTTCTTTTTTCCAACCTTGAATTAATCTGAAAGCATTCCAGATTTTAGTCGCAAAGTTTCTTCCTTGCAACATTAAGTCTTCATCAAAAAGCAAATCATTACCCGCTGCTGAACTCAGTAAAATCCCTACTCTTACTCCATCTGCGCCATATTTTTCAATCAATTCTATTGGGTCTGGAGAATTCCCGAGTGATTTAGACATTTTTCTGCGTTGCTTATCCCTTACAATTCCTGTAAAATATACATTTTTGAAAGGAACTTCACCACGGAATTCTAATCCTGCCATAATCATTCTGGCTACCCAGAAGAAAATAATGTCTGGACCTGTTACCAAATCAGAAGTTGGATAATAATACTTAATGTCTTCATTGTTTTCGTCTAACATTCCATCAAAAAC contains the following coding sequences:
- a CDS encoding DUF4241 domain-containing protein; its protein translation is MSHLENISKLFSKNFVENPMLETFEVGKIHLPSGKLVACDPLITHDMKEFVIHFPVGDFPVFVHKERDSNCIAYVEVVFQNEEVESFKMATTEGQHIEDLKEEEVFGYPVESGMGCFMDAETQDALNHLENRLFHRKGADFMGIYEEFFHSYFFDENGAIDQFAFLKPDEEKPGNIFAFETGYGEGFYASYIGFGAENQPVKIITEFIEIKSE
- a CDS encoding alpha/beta hydrolase family protein; the encoded protein is MNNTITIHTQDQYPIIATLFEPENANGKLLLVNSATGVKQQTYYAFAQYFADLGFVVITYDYRGVALSKPEKLKGFKASMRTWGNTDYKAITNFIEEHYPNHRKFLIGHSVGALILGMNKGSEIFEKFCFVATQNTYFGHLSPRIKMLGLLGFGLYQPVLTRVKGYFKTYFVNLGESLPKGVSDDWRTLIMNRKSVNRLLEKTEDFSKNLHQEVLYLNMQDDDWITETGMKLLMNETYVNMKPIYRTVHPHESNGEEIGHINFFRAKHSKLWSIVFDWFS
- a CDS encoding ribokinase, with protein sequence MKVSAEQPKIIVVGSSSIDLVLNTSFHPEPNETVIAQKSETFFGGKGANQAVGTARLGASVYFVGCVGMDPYGQQILRNLVDENVNVGFVHEEVNHATGTAYVTACKGQNAIVVVPSANYSLLPEHLDNPEKFFSTVDLVLTQLEIPMNVVEKTYELAKNYNKKLGIYASPAVRISEEILEYASFIVAKSNELSIVFGEESREKILRKYPNKLFVRDDANSTIYYNGSEMKYHRNDPEDMPNKMGMGDAFTSGFSIALCHGNDVDDCVKFGNDVSLKVAQKRGSQTGLPRLSDFGL